The Sphingobium sp. BYY-5 genome contains a region encoding:
- a CDS encoding TetR/AcrR family transcriptional regulator has translation MEINDTTPTTGKREARKQDRRQAIIEAARQSFLEAGYAATSMSGLLKTLGGSKATLWGYFRSKEELFAAVVEDLTVTFLQELERDLALTGALEPTLTRFCRRFMESLSGPEALATWRLVVAESGRFPEVGRIFFEQAPRRLQSALRHYLAHKINLGELRDEDPGKMAEMLASLCASQHTRMLWGGSDIDLADIHQRSQEYTAYFLRAFRAE, from the coding sequence ATGGAAATCAACGATACGACCCCAACCACCGGCAAACGGGAAGCCCGCAAGCAGGACCGACGGCAGGCCATTATCGAGGCGGCTCGCCAATCTTTTCTGGAAGCAGGCTATGCGGCCACCTCCATGTCGGGCCTGCTGAAAACCCTGGGTGGTTCGAAGGCGACGCTGTGGGGTTATTTCCGGTCAAAGGAGGAATTGTTCGCCGCCGTGGTCGAGGACCTCACGGTAACGTTTCTTCAGGAACTGGAACGCGACCTGGCCCTGACCGGCGCGCTTGAACCGACGCTGACCCGTTTCTGTCGCCGCTTCATGGAATCGCTCTCAGGCCCCGAAGCGCTAGCGACATGGCGCCTTGTGGTCGCGGAAAGCGGTCGTTTCCCGGAAGTTGGGCGGATATTCTTCGAACAGGCGCCGCGACGCCTTCAATCGGCGCTTCGCCATTATCTGGCCCATAAGATAAATCTGGGAGAGCTGCGCGACGAAGATCCCGGCAAAATGGCGGAAATGCTGGCCAGTCTCTGCGCGTCGCAGCATACACGAATGCTTTGGGGGGGATCAGATATCGACCTGGCCGACATACACCAGCGATCCCAGGAATATACCGCCTATTTCCTGCGCGCCTTCCGCGCGGAGTGA
- a CDS encoding A24 family peptidase: MIQPVAALIGALAGAILGSFLATLILRWPQGRSVMRGRSACDGCGRTLTARDLVPLLSALLSRGRCRTCGAGIDPIHGRVEAGCAFIGMLALGFVPDLGGIGWALLGWLLLTLALLDWRHFWLPDALTYPLAFLGFTLGLWATDVMLTDRIIGAAIGYGALLAIALGYKALRGREGLGLGDAKLLGALGAWFGWQALPFILLIASLFGLMVMLVTGQARQPTARVPLGIFLALAALPGWLIASHLMG; the protein is encoded by the coding sequence GTGATCCAACCGGTTGCGGCGCTGATCGGTGCGCTGGCCGGCGCGATCCTTGGCAGTTTCCTGGCGACGCTGATCCTGCGCTGGCCACAGGGGCGCAGCGTCATGCGTGGACGATCCGCCTGCGACGGCTGCGGTCGAACCCTGACTGCACGCGATCTGGTGCCGCTGCTGAGCGCTCTTCTGAGCCGCGGACGCTGCCGGACGTGCGGCGCAGGGATCGATCCGATTCATGGACGGGTGGAGGCGGGCTGTGCCTTCATCGGCATGTTGGCGCTGGGCTTCGTGCCAGATCTGGGCGGAATCGGCTGGGCGTTGCTCGGTTGGCTGTTGCTGACGCTCGCCTTGCTCGACTGGCGGCATTTCTGGCTGCCCGATGCGCTGACCTACCCGCTCGCCTTTCTGGGCTTCACGCTGGGCCTGTGGGCGACCGATGTGATGTTGACGGACCGGATCATCGGGGCGGCGATCGGCTATGGCGCGTTGCTTGCCATTGCCCTTGGCTATAAGGCCCTGCGCGGTCGGGAGGGGCTGGGGCTGGGCGATGCGAAACTGCTGGGTGCGCTGGGCGCCTGGTTTGGATGGCAGGCGCTGCCCTTCATCCTGCTGATCGCATCCCTTTTTGGACTGATGGTGATGCTGGTGACGGGGCAGGCGCGACAGCCGACGGCGCGGGTGCCGCTTGGCATCTTTCTGGCGCTGGCCGCGCTGCCCGGCTGGCTTATTGCGTCGCACCTGATGGGGTAA